A genomic window from Glycine soja cultivar W05 chromosome 10, ASM419377v2, whole genome shotgun sequence includes:
- the LOC114369843 gene encoding SAC3 family protein A-like isoform X2: MANEGSNTETLPPAEPHLFENRHVDASQHHPTSYAPTTTGSEAAPWTVHSSTGNGVYSNPTYLYDQHPQPPGRSIQDGQNVSSVAGNSSNLGTANVTQDYNAYASYPSSSNPYGYGSMGFSGYYNNYQQQQPNHTYSQPVGAYQNTGAPYQPISSFQNTGSYAGSASYSSTYYNPADYQTTGGYQNSSGYGNQATMWNNGSYSSHPYTNYTPDSSGSYSSGAATTSVQYQQQYKQWADYYNQTEVSCAPGTENLSVTSSSTLGCPIPAVTGAYATPNSQPPQSYPPFWRQESSSSSIPFQPAAVNSGDHDGYWKHGAQSSQIQQTNPIQPNYQSPLDLKSSYDKFQDQQKTVSSQGTNLYLPPPPPLPLPSQQVNMAPVQSVPSPDAKRVSKLQIPTNPRIASNLTFGQPKAEKDSSTTSSVPKPAYIAVSLPKPSEKVSSNDAANSILKPGMFPKSLRGYVERALARCKDDKQMAACQAVMKEMITKATADGTLNTRNWDMEPLFPMPDADVINKDSSMSSAKDSLLPKYKKSPRRSKSRWEPMPEEKPVDNPMLISNDTVKYNSWVPTEKDRKVAVENKESKDGFRNTKFSPLLHRLSSKALQRPFKKQRVTDASIASENGDASSDSDKEQSLTAYYSAAMAFSDTPEERKRRENRSKRFDLGQGYRTENNHSRKKHAGAGSFYNRRASALVLSKSFEDGASKAVEDIDWDALTVKGTCQEIEKRYLRLTSAPDPATVRPEEVLEKALLMIQNSQKNYLYKCDQLKSIRQDLTVQRIRNQLTVKVYETHARLALEFGDLFEYNQCQSQLQTLYAEGIEGSDMEFAAYNLLCVIMHSNNNRDLVSSVARLSHEAKKDEAVKHALAVRAAVTSGNYIAFFRLYKTAPNLNTCLMDLYAEKMRYKAANCMCRSYRPTLPVSYISRVLGFSTGVATNGASDEGETDALEECSEWLKAHGASIITDNNGDMLLDTKVSSSNLFVPEPEDAVAHGDANLAVDDFLARAPL, from the exons ATGGCCAACGAAGGAAGTAATACTGAGACCTTACCTCCTGCGGAGCCACATCTGTTCGAG AATCGACATGTTGATGCTAGCCAACATCATCCAACTTCCTATGCTCCCACTACAACTGGGTCTGAAGCTGCACCATGGACTGTTCATAGCTCTACAGGAAATGGAGTTTATTCTAATCCAACCTACCTGTATGATCAGCATCCACAGCCACCTGGAAGAAGCATTCAAGATGGTCAAAATGTATCATCAGTTGCTGGTAATTCATCAAATTTGGGAACAGCTAATGTAACCCAAGATTACAATGCATACGCATCATACCCAAGTTCTTCTAATCCATATGGTTATGGCAGCATGGGATTCTCGGGCTACTATAACAACTATCAGCAGCAACAACCTAATCATACCTATTCACAGCCTGTAGGAGCATATCAAAACACAGGTGCTCCTTATCAGCCTATTTCCTCCTTTCAGAATACTGGGTCTTATGCTGGATCCGCAAGTTATTCAAGCACTTATTACAATCCTGCTGATTATCAGACTACTGGAGGTTACCAAAACAGCAGCGGATATGGAAATCAAGCAACTATGTGGAACAATGGCAGTTATTCTTCTCATCCATATACTAATTACACCCCAGATTCCAGTGGTTCTTATAGTTCTGGTGCTGCCACTACTTCAGTGCAGTATCAACAACAATACAAACAGTGGGCAGACTACTACAACCAAACAGAAGTCAGCTGTGCACCCGGGACAGAGAACTTATCTGTCACAAGTTCATCTACTTTGGGTTGTCCTATTCCTGCAGTTACTGGTGCTTATGCGACTCCAAATAGCCAGCCTCCACAATCATATCCACCATTTTGGAGGCAAGAGTCTAGCTCTTCTTCCATACCTTTTCAG CCTGCCGCTGTAAATAGTGGTGATCATGATGGTTACTGGAAACATGGGGCCCAAAGTTCTCAGATACAACAAACTAATCCTATTCAACCAAACTATCAAAGTCCTTTGGATTTAAAATCTTCTTATGATAAATTTCAGGATCAACAGAAGACTGTATCTTCTCAAGGAACCAATTTGTACCTTCCTCCACCGCCGCCACTACCTCTCCCCTCTCAACAGGTGAATATGGCACCTGTACAAAGTGTTCCATCTCCGGATGCAAAACGGGTAAGCAAACTTCAAATTCCTACAAATCCTCGAATTGCTTCAAATTTGACATTTGGACAGCCCAAAGCCGAAAAAGATAGCTCTACAACCAGTTCAGTACCAAAACCTGCGTATATTGCTGTTTCGTTACCGAAGCCAAGTGAGAAAGTATCATCTAATGATGCTGCTAATTCTATACTTAAG CCTGGTATGTTTCCCAAGTCTTTGCGTGGCTATGTTGAAAGAGCTTTGGCACGCTGTAAAGATGATAAGCAAATGGCCGCATGTCAGGCTGTCATGAAGGAG ATGATCACTAAGGCAACGGCTGATGGTACTCTCAACACCCGAAATTGGGATATGGAACCACTTTTCCCAATGCCAGATGCAGATGTGATCAATAAAGA TAGTTCAATGTCGTCAGCGAAGGATTCTTTATTGCCAAAGTATAAAAAAAGTCCTAGACGATCTAAAAGTAGGTGGGAGCCAATGCCAGAGGAGAAGCCAGTTGACAATCCAATGTTAATCAGTAATGATACTGTAAAATACAATAGTTGGGTACCTACTGAAAAGGACAGAAAG GTGGCAGTGGAAAACAAAGAAAGCAAGGACGGGTTTAGGAATACTAAATTTTCTCCATTACTGCATAGATTATCTAGTAAGGCTCTTCAAAGGCCATTTAAGAAGCAGCGTGTTACAGATGCTTCTATTGCTTCTGAAAATGGTGATGCATCTAGTGATAGTGACAAGGAACAAAGTTTGACGGCATATTATTCCGCTGCAATGGCTTTTAGTGATACACCAGAGGAAAGGAAGAGACGTGAAAATCGTTCTAAGCGATTTGATTTAGGACAAGGGTATCGAACAGAAAATAATCACTCGAGGAAAAAACACGCTGGGGCTGGAAGCTTTTACAATAGAAGGGCTAGTGCCTTGGTGCTGAGCAAAAGCTTTGAAGATGGTGCCAGCAAAGCTGTTGAGGATATTGACTGGGATGCTCTAACTGTGAAGGGTACTTGCCAGGAAATTGAAAAGCGTTACCTGCGCCTAACTTCTGCACCTGATCCTGCCACT GTAAGACCTGAAGAGGTTCTTGAAAAAGCACTATTGATGATTCAAAATTCCCAGAAGAATTACCTCTATAAATGCGACCAGTTAAAGTCTATTCGTCAAGACCTAACTGTTCAACGAATACGCAATCAATTAACAGTCAAG GTGTATGAAACACATGCCCGATTGGCACTGGAATTTGGGGACCTGTTTGAGTATAATCAG TGTCAATCTCAGTTACAAACTCTTTATGCCGAAGGCATTGAGGGGTCCGATATGGAATTTGCTGCTTACAACTTGCTTTGTGTCATAATGCATTCAAATAATAACAGAGATCTTGTATCATCAGTGGCCAG GTTATCTCACGAAGCAAAGAAGGATGAAGCTGTAAAACATGCCCTTGCCGTTCGTGCTGCTGTAACTTCAGGAAATTATATTGCATTCTTTAGACTGTACAAAACAGCTCCTAACTTAAACACCTGCCTTATGG ATCTTTATGCTGAAAAGATGCGTTATAAGGCTGCGAACTGCATGTGCCGGTCATATCGCCCAACTCTACCTGTTTCATACATTTCTCGGGTTCTTGGGTTTTCAACTGGCGTGGCCACAAATGGAGCAAGTGATGAGGGAGAGACTGATGCATTGGAAGAGTGTTCAGAATGGTTGAAAGCACATGGGGCCAGCATAATTACTGATAACAATGGAGATATGCTGCTAGATACAAAA GTTTCATCATCTAATCTGTTTGTGCCAGAGCCAGAGGATGCTGTTGCCCACGGAGATGCCAATCTTGCTGTTGATGACTTTTTAGCACGAGCACCTTTATAG